From the genome of Brachyhypopomus gauderio isolate BG-103 chromosome 20, BGAUD_0.2, whole genome shotgun sequence, one region includes:
- the LOC143484155 gene encoding uncharacterized protein LOC143484155 isoform X1 encodes MSSCEEVHVDFCQQFPQQLTEDVKTEACTTADEEGTSISVHLSTPMDHQNGTVQKKPRSHTSGTPVPVGVTDPARETLPSGLEVRKSSIPDARLGVFNKGQTIAVGTHFGPYQRELMDKDEAMNSGFSSMVHVDFCQQFPQQLTEDVKTEACTTADEGGTSVSVHLSTPMDHQNGTVQKKPRSHTSGTTVPVGVTDPARETLPSGLEVQKSSIPDAGLGVFNKGQTIAIYKSNQCDEYIGVKRETHSNWMRYVNCARNDDEQNLAAFQYYGEIFYRCCRPIESGQELLVWYGDKNAEDINFSFDFLWNKQCSTEEMNGVHSQLFSCPVCPFSYTTQVYLHKHIRNCHHEDFVRMRKSGEIKIEKERFHCSECGKSFSQQCYFRIHQRIHTGEKPYQCSECGKCFHGKSHFKQHQHIHTGEKPYLCSECGKSFIQKGSFLRHQRIHTGEKPYQCSECGKCFTEQGNLHQHQRIHTGVKLYYCSECGKGFSQKISFYQHQLIHTGEKPFQCLVCEKGFILQIDLERHNRIHTGERPYHCSECGKTFIQQCHLRSHQRIHTGEKPYQCSECGKRFNEKNHLKEHQHTHTGEKPYYCLECGKSFTHAGSLHRHQRIHTGEKPYHCSECGKSFREHSNFKQHQRSHTGEKPYHCSECGKSFSRPKTLYIHQRIHTGEKPYQCSECGKSFREQSNFKQHQRFHTGEKPYHCSECGKSFSRQKTLYIHQRIHTGEKPYCCSECGNSFTQLGNLLQHQRIHTGEKKLYCCSDCGKSFSKQSTLKRHQRIHKGEKLYHCLECGKSFLAQHILNRHQRIHSQEKPYHCSECGKSFTEQRSFKQHQHIHTGEKPFHCLECGKNFTAQRSLKQHQRIHTGEKPFHCLECGKSFTQQGNLRTHQRVHTGEKPYQCSECGKSFSAQHTLSRHQRFHTGPN; translated from the exons ATGAGCTCTTGTGAAGAG GTTCATGTTGACTTCTGCCAACAGTTTCCACAACAGTTAACTGAG GATGTGAAGACAGAGGCCTGTACCACTGCAGATGAGGAAGGGACATCAATCTCTGTGCACCTCAGCACCCCTATGGACCACCAGAATGGAACTGTCCAGAAGAAGCCCAGATCCCATACGTCAG GTACACCTGTTCCTGTGGGGGTCACAGATCCAGCCAGAGAGACACTTCCCTCTGGTCTGGAGGTTCGGAAGTCCAGTATTCCTGATGCCAGATTGGGAGTGTTTAACAAGGGTCAGACTATTGCGGTCGGTACACACTTTGGGCCCTACCAGAGAGAACTGATGGACAAAGATGAGGCCATGAACAGTGGATTCTCCAGCATG GTTCATGTTGACTTCTGCCAACAGTTTCCACAACAGTTAACTGAG GATGTGAAGACAGAGGCCTGTACCACTGCAGATGAGGGAGGGACATCAGTCTCTGTGCACCTCAGCACCCCTATGGACCACCAGAATGGAACTGTCCAGAAGAAGCCCAGATCCCATACGTCAG GTACAACTGTTCCTGTGGGGGTCACAGATCCAGCCAGAGAGACACTTCCCTCTGGTCTGGAGGTTCAGAAGTCCAGTATTCCTGATGCTGGATTGGGAGTGTTTAATAAGGGTCAGACTATTGCG ATATACAAGAGCAACCAGTGTGATGAGTACATAGGTGTGAAGAGAGAGACGCACTCTAATTGGATGAG ATATGTGAATTGTGCTCGTAATGATGATGAGCAGAATCTGGCAGCCTTCCAGTATTATGGGGAGATTTTCTACCGTTGCTGTCGACCCATTGAATCAGGACAGGAGCTCCTGGTGTGGTACGGAGACAAGAACGCTGAAGATATCAACTTCTCATTTGACTTCCTCTGGAACAAACAGTGTTCTACAGAAG AAATGAATGGCGTCCATTCGCAGCTCTTCTCCTGCCCTGTGTGTCCATTTTCCTACACAACTCAAGTTTACCTCCACAAGCACATCAGGAATTGCCACCATGAGGATTTTGTCAGAATGCGGAAATCAGGAGAAATTAAAATTGAAAAGGAGAGatttcactgctcagagtgtgggaagagtttcagTCAACAGTGTTATTTCCGAattcaccagcgcattcacacaggagagaagccgtatcagtgctcagagtgtgggaagtgtTTTCATGGAAAGAGTCATTTCAAACAAcatcagcacattcacacaggagaaaagccatatctctgctcagagtgtgggaagagtttcatTCAAAAAGGCAGTTTCCTccgacaccagcgcattcacacaggagagaagccctatcagtgttcagagtgtgggaagtgtTTTACTGAACAAGGTaatctccaccaacaccagcgcattcacacaggagtgaagctgtattactgctcagagtgtgggaaaggTTTTAGTCAAAAGATTAGTTTTTACCAACATCAGctaattcacacaggagagaagcctttTCAGTGCTTAGTGTGTGAAAAGGGTTTTATCCTTCAGATTGATCTTGAAAGACATaatcgcattcacacaggagaaaggCCATATCACTGCTCCGAGTGTGGGAAGACTTTCATTCAACAGTGTCATCTCCGAagtcaccagcgcattcacacaggagaaaagccGTATcagtgctcagagtgtgggaagcgTTTTAATGAAAAGAATCATTTGAAAGAACACCAGCACacccacacaggagagaaaccgtATTATTGCTTagagtgtggaaagagtttCACTCATGCGGGTAGTCTACAccgacaccagcgcattcacacaggagagaagccgtatcactgctcagagtgtggaaagagttttaGAGAACATAGTAATTTCAAACAACATCAACGctctcacacaggagagaagccatatcactgctcagagtgtgggaagagttttagtcGCCCAAAAACACTTTAcatacaccagcgcattcacacaggagagaagccgtatcagtgctcagagtgtggaaagagttttaGAGAACAGAGTAATTTCAAACAACATCAACGctttcacacaggagagaagccatatcactgctcagagtgtgggaagagttttagtcgccaaaaaacactttacatacaccagcgcattcacacaggagagaagccgtattgtTGCTCAGAGTGTGGAAACAGTTTCACTCAACTGGGTAATCTCCtccaacaccagcgcattcacacaggagagaagaagCTGTATTGTTGCTCAGattgtgggaagagtttttctAAACAGAGTACTTTAAAACGACATCAGCGAATTCACAAAGGAGAGAAGCTGTATcactgcttagagtgtgggaagagttttttgGCACAACACATTCTTAAtcgacaccagcgcattcactcacaagagaagccgtatcattgctcagagtgtgggaagagctTTACTGAACAGAGAAGTTTCAAACAAcatcagcacattcacacaggagagaagccgtttcactgcttagagtgtgggaagaatTTTACAGCACAGAGAAGTTTGAAACAAcatcagcgcattcacacaggagagaagccatttcactgcttagagtgtgggaagagtttcacTCAACAGGGTAATCTCCGAACTCACCAGCGcgttcacacaggagagaagccgtatcagtGCTCAGAGTGTGGTAAGAGTTTTTCAGCGCAACACACTCTTTCCAGACACCAGCGCTTTCATACGGGACCCAATTAG
- the LOC143484155 gene encoding uncharacterized protein LOC143484155 isoform X2, whose protein sequence is MDHQNGTVQKKPRSHTSGTPVPVGVTDPARETLPSGLEVRKSSIPDARLGVFNKGQTIAVGTHFGPYQRELMDKDEAMNSGFSSMVHVDFCQQFPQQLTEDVKTEACTTADEGGTSVSVHLSTPMDHQNGTVQKKPRSHTSGTTVPVGVTDPARETLPSGLEVQKSSIPDAGLGVFNKGQTIAIYKSNQCDEYIGVKRETHSNWMRYVNCARNDDEQNLAAFQYYGEIFYRCCRPIESGQELLVWYGDKNAEDINFSFDFLWNKQCSTEEMNGVHSQLFSCPVCPFSYTTQVYLHKHIRNCHHEDFVRMRKSGEIKIEKERFHCSECGKSFSQQCYFRIHQRIHTGEKPYQCSECGKCFHGKSHFKQHQHIHTGEKPYLCSECGKSFIQKGSFLRHQRIHTGEKPYQCSECGKCFTEQGNLHQHQRIHTGVKLYYCSECGKGFSQKISFYQHQLIHTGEKPFQCLVCEKGFILQIDLERHNRIHTGERPYHCSECGKTFIQQCHLRSHQRIHTGEKPYQCSECGKRFNEKNHLKEHQHTHTGEKPYYCLECGKSFTHAGSLHRHQRIHTGEKPYHCSECGKSFREHSNFKQHQRSHTGEKPYHCSECGKSFSRPKTLYIHQRIHTGEKPYQCSECGKSFREQSNFKQHQRFHTGEKPYHCSECGKSFSRQKTLYIHQRIHTGEKPYCCSECGNSFTQLGNLLQHQRIHTGEKKLYCCSDCGKSFSKQSTLKRHQRIHKGEKLYHCLECGKSFLAQHILNRHQRIHSQEKPYHCSECGKSFTEQRSFKQHQHIHTGEKPFHCLECGKNFTAQRSLKQHQRIHTGEKPFHCLECGKSFTQQGNLRTHQRVHTGEKPYQCSECGKSFSAQHTLSRHQRFHTGPN, encoded by the exons ATGGACCACCAGAATGGAACTGTCCAGAAGAAGCCCAGATCCCATACGTCAG GTACACCTGTTCCTGTGGGGGTCACAGATCCAGCCAGAGAGACACTTCCCTCTGGTCTGGAGGTTCGGAAGTCCAGTATTCCTGATGCCAGATTGGGAGTGTTTAACAAGGGTCAGACTATTGCGGTCGGTACACACTTTGGGCCCTACCAGAGAGAACTGATGGACAAAGATGAGGCCATGAACAGTGGATTCTCCAGCATG GTTCATGTTGACTTCTGCCAACAGTTTCCACAACAGTTAACTGAG GATGTGAAGACAGAGGCCTGTACCACTGCAGATGAGGGAGGGACATCAGTCTCTGTGCACCTCAGCACCCCTATGGACCACCAGAATGGAACTGTCCAGAAGAAGCCCAGATCCCATACGTCAG GTACAACTGTTCCTGTGGGGGTCACAGATCCAGCCAGAGAGACACTTCCCTCTGGTCTGGAGGTTCAGAAGTCCAGTATTCCTGATGCTGGATTGGGAGTGTTTAATAAGGGTCAGACTATTGCG ATATACAAGAGCAACCAGTGTGATGAGTACATAGGTGTGAAGAGAGAGACGCACTCTAATTGGATGAG ATATGTGAATTGTGCTCGTAATGATGATGAGCAGAATCTGGCAGCCTTCCAGTATTATGGGGAGATTTTCTACCGTTGCTGTCGACCCATTGAATCAGGACAGGAGCTCCTGGTGTGGTACGGAGACAAGAACGCTGAAGATATCAACTTCTCATTTGACTTCCTCTGGAACAAACAGTGTTCTACAGAAG AAATGAATGGCGTCCATTCGCAGCTCTTCTCCTGCCCTGTGTGTCCATTTTCCTACACAACTCAAGTTTACCTCCACAAGCACATCAGGAATTGCCACCATGAGGATTTTGTCAGAATGCGGAAATCAGGAGAAATTAAAATTGAAAAGGAGAGatttcactgctcagagtgtgggaagagtttcagTCAACAGTGTTATTTCCGAattcaccagcgcattcacacaggagagaagccgtatcagtgctcagagtgtgggaagtgtTTTCATGGAAAGAGTCATTTCAAACAAcatcagcacattcacacaggagaaaagccatatctctgctcagagtgtgggaagagtttcatTCAAAAAGGCAGTTTCCTccgacaccagcgcattcacacaggagagaagccctatcagtgttcagagtgtgggaagtgtTTTACTGAACAAGGTaatctccaccaacaccagcgcattcacacaggagtgaagctgtattactgctcagagtgtgggaaaggTTTTAGTCAAAAGATTAGTTTTTACCAACATCAGctaattcacacaggagagaagcctttTCAGTGCTTAGTGTGTGAAAAGGGTTTTATCCTTCAGATTGATCTTGAAAGACATaatcgcattcacacaggagaaaggCCATATCACTGCTCCGAGTGTGGGAAGACTTTCATTCAACAGTGTCATCTCCGAagtcaccagcgcattcacacaggagaaaagccGTATcagtgctcagagtgtgggaagcgTTTTAATGAAAAGAATCATTTGAAAGAACACCAGCACacccacacaggagagaaaccgtATTATTGCTTagagtgtggaaagagtttCACTCATGCGGGTAGTCTACAccgacaccagcgcattcacacaggagagaagccgtatcactgctcagagtgtggaaagagttttaGAGAACATAGTAATTTCAAACAACATCAACGctctcacacaggagagaagccatatcactgctcagagtgtgggaagagttttagtcGCCCAAAAACACTTTAcatacaccagcgcattcacacaggagagaagccgtatcagtgctcagagtgtggaaagagttttaGAGAACAGAGTAATTTCAAACAACATCAACGctttcacacaggagagaagccatatcactgctcagagtgtgggaagagttttagtcgccaaaaaacactttacatacaccagcgcattcacacaggagagaagccgtattgtTGCTCAGAGTGTGGAAACAGTTTCACTCAACTGGGTAATCTCCtccaacaccagcgcattcacacaggagagaagaagCTGTATTGTTGCTCAGattgtgggaagagtttttctAAACAGAGTACTTTAAAACGACATCAGCGAATTCACAAAGGAGAGAAGCTGTATcactgcttagagtgtgggaagagttttttgGCACAACACATTCTTAAtcgacaccagcgcattcactcacaagagaagccgtatcattgctcagagtgtgggaagagctTTACTGAACAGAGAAGTTTCAAACAAcatcagcacattcacacaggagagaagccgtttcactgcttagagtgtgggaagaatTTTACAGCACAGAGAAGTTTGAAACAAcatcagcgcattcacacaggagagaagccatttcactgcttagagtgtgggaagagtttcacTCAACAGGGTAATCTCCGAACTCACCAGCGcgttcacacaggagagaagccgtatcagtGCTCAGAGTGTGGTAAGAGTTTTTCAGCGCAACACACTCTTTCCAGACACCAGCGCTTTCATACGGGACCCAATTAG
- the LOC143484155 gene encoding uncharacterized protein LOC143484155 isoform X3, producing MDHQNGTVQKKPRSHTSGTTVPVGVTDPARETLPSGLEVQKSSIPDAGLGVFNKGQTIAIYKSNQCDEYIGVKRETHSNWMRYVNCARNDDEQNLAAFQYYGEIFYRCCRPIESGQELLVWYGDKNAEDINFSFDFLWNKQCSTEEMNGVHSQLFSCPVCPFSYTTQVYLHKHIRNCHHEDFVRMRKSGEIKIEKERFHCSECGKSFSQQCYFRIHQRIHTGEKPYQCSECGKCFHGKSHFKQHQHIHTGEKPYLCSECGKSFIQKGSFLRHQRIHTGEKPYQCSECGKCFTEQGNLHQHQRIHTGVKLYYCSECGKGFSQKISFYQHQLIHTGEKPFQCLVCEKGFILQIDLERHNRIHTGERPYHCSECGKTFIQQCHLRSHQRIHTGEKPYQCSECGKRFNEKNHLKEHQHTHTGEKPYYCLECGKSFTHAGSLHRHQRIHTGEKPYHCSECGKSFREHSNFKQHQRSHTGEKPYHCSECGKSFSRPKTLYIHQRIHTGEKPYQCSECGKSFREQSNFKQHQRFHTGEKPYHCSECGKSFSRQKTLYIHQRIHTGEKPYCCSECGNSFTQLGNLLQHQRIHTGEKKLYCCSDCGKSFSKQSTLKRHQRIHKGEKLYHCLECGKSFLAQHILNRHQRIHSQEKPYHCSECGKSFTEQRSFKQHQHIHTGEKPFHCLECGKNFTAQRSLKQHQRIHTGEKPFHCLECGKSFTQQGNLRTHQRVHTGEKPYQCSECGKSFSAQHTLSRHQRFHTGPN from the exons ATGGACCACCAGAATGGAACTGTCCAGAAGAAGCCCAGATCCCATACGTCAG GTACAACTGTTCCTGTGGGGGTCACAGATCCAGCCAGAGAGACACTTCCCTCTGGTCTGGAGGTTCAGAAGTCCAGTATTCCTGATGCTGGATTGGGAGTGTTTAATAAGGGTCAGACTATTGCG ATATACAAGAGCAACCAGTGTGATGAGTACATAGGTGTGAAGAGAGAGACGCACTCTAATTGGATGAG ATATGTGAATTGTGCTCGTAATGATGATGAGCAGAATCTGGCAGCCTTCCAGTATTATGGGGAGATTTTCTACCGTTGCTGTCGACCCATTGAATCAGGACAGGAGCTCCTGGTGTGGTACGGAGACAAGAACGCTGAAGATATCAACTTCTCATTTGACTTCCTCTGGAACAAACAGTGTTCTACAGAAG AAATGAATGGCGTCCATTCGCAGCTCTTCTCCTGCCCTGTGTGTCCATTTTCCTACACAACTCAAGTTTACCTCCACAAGCACATCAGGAATTGCCACCATGAGGATTTTGTCAGAATGCGGAAATCAGGAGAAATTAAAATTGAAAAGGAGAGatttcactgctcagagtgtgggaagagtttcagTCAACAGTGTTATTTCCGAattcaccagcgcattcacacaggagagaagccgtatcagtgctcagagtgtgggaagtgtTTTCATGGAAAGAGTCATTTCAAACAAcatcagcacattcacacaggagaaaagccatatctctgctcagagtgtgggaagagtttcatTCAAAAAGGCAGTTTCCTccgacaccagcgcattcacacaggagagaagccctatcagtgttcagagtgtgggaagtgtTTTACTGAACAAGGTaatctccaccaacaccagcgcattcacacaggagtgaagctgtattactgctcagagtgtgggaaaggTTTTAGTCAAAAGATTAGTTTTTACCAACATCAGctaattcacacaggagagaagcctttTCAGTGCTTAGTGTGTGAAAAGGGTTTTATCCTTCAGATTGATCTTGAAAGACATaatcgcattcacacaggagaaaggCCATATCACTGCTCCGAGTGTGGGAAGACTTTCATTCAACAGTGTCATCTCCGAagtcaccagcgcattcacacaggagaaaagccGTATcagtgctcagagtgtgggaagcgTTTTAATGAAAAGAATCATTTGAAAGAACACCAGCACacccacacaggagagaaaccgtATTATTGCTTagagtgtggaaagagtttCACTCATGCGGGTAGTCTACAccgacaccagcgcattcacacaggagagaagccgtatcactgctcagagtgtggaaagagttttaGAGAACATAGTAATTTCAAACAACATCAACGctctcacacaggagagaagccatatcactgctcagagtgtgggaagagttttagtcGCCCAAAAACACTTTAcatacaccagcgcattcacacaggagagaagccgtatcagtgctcagagtgtggaaagagttttaGAGAACAGAGTAATTTCAAACAACATCAACGctttcacacaggagagaagccatatcactgctcagagtgtgggaagagttttagtcgccaaaaaacactttacatacaccagcgcattcacacaggagagaagccgtattgtTGCTCAGAGTGTGGAAACAGTTTCACTCAACTGGGTAATCTCCtccaacaccagcgcattcacacaggagagaagaagCTGTATTGTTGCTCAGattgtgggaagagtttttctAAACAGAGTACTTTAAAACGACATCAGCGAATTCACAAAGGAGAGAAGCTGTATcactgcttagagtgtgggaagagttttttgGCACAACACATTCTTAAtcgacaccagcgcattcactcacaagagaagccgtatcattgctcagagtgtgggaagagctTTACTGAACAGAGAAGTTTCAAACAAcatcagcacattcacacaggagagaagccgtttcactgcttagagtgtgggaagaatTTTACAGCACAGAGAAGTTTGAAACAAcatcagcgcattcacacaggagagaagccatttcactgcttagagtgtgggaagagtttcacTCAACAGGGTAATCTCCGAACTCACCAGCGcgttcacacaggagagaagccgtatcagtGCTCAGAGTGTGGTAAGAGTTTTTCAGCGCAACACACTCTTTCCAGACACCAGCGCTTTCATACGGGACCCAATTAG